Proteins found in one Promicromonospora sukumoe genomic segment:
- the hglS gene encoding 2-oxoadipate dioxygenase/decarboxylase, translating into MSAPTFLEPWQLRAAFARSLSDMYGKEVPAYTTLLDVSHEVNADFVAQHGADAERLGSVSRVTAERHGAIRVGTPTEMAQVARVFGAMGMRPVGFYDLRDASSSSVPVISTAFRPVEREELARNPFRVFTSMLVTADRRFFTADLEQRLETFLGARTLFGPELLALADRAEAEGGLPEEQATEFLRLATEAFELSREPVDQAWYRELEAVSAVAADIGGIASTHINHLTPRVLDIDDLYARMEARGITMIDAIQGPPRWEGPDVLLRQTSFRALAEPRTFRTADGEIVSDALRVRFGEVEARGIALTRAGRAAYDAAVVEIDEAAAAARAGDPGFTEAHRQHIARAVWQKTFPTTEAALADQELGWFTYEVVSTGSTPEVRREPVVYEDFLPRSAAGIFQSNLTSDGAKDASQEGTDRDADWMAGALGRDLNDPFDLYADQVDRSLAAAAETLGVDPATLTTTHRTTGAPR; encoded by the coding sequence ATGTCGGCACCGACGTTCCTCGAGCCCTGGCAGCTGAGGGCCGCGTTCGCGCGCAGCCTCTCGGACATGTACGGCAAGGAGGTACCCGCCTACACCACGCTGCTCGACGTGTCGCACGAGGTCAACGCCGACTTCGTGGCCCAGCACGGGGCCGACGCCGAACGGCTGGGCTCCGTCTCGCGTGTCACCGCGGAGCGGCACGGCGCCATCCGGGTCGGCACGCCCACCGAGATGGCGCAGGTCGCCCGGGTCTTCGGCGCGATGGGCATGCGGCCGGTCGGGTTCTACGACCTGCGGGACGCCTCCTCCAGCTCCGTGCCCGTGATCTCGACGGCGTTCCGTCCCGTCGAGCGCGAGGAGCTGGCCCGCAACCCCTTCCGGGTCTTCACCTCCATGCTCGTCACCGCCGACCGCCGGTTCTTCACGGCCGACCTGGAGCAGCGCCTGGAGACCTTCCTCGGCGCCCGCACGCTGTTCGGCCCGGAGCTGCTCGCGCTCGCCGACCGCGCCGAGGCCGAGGGCGGTCTCCCCGAGGAACAGGCGACCGAGTTCCTGCGGCTCGCGACCGAGGCGTTCGAGCTGTCCCGCGAGCCCGTGGACCAGGCCTGGTACCGCGAGCTGGAGGCGGTCAGCGCCGTCGCCGCGGACATCGGCGGCATCGCCTCCACGCACATCAACCACCTCACGCCGCGCGTGCTGGACATCGACGACCTGTACGCGCGCATGGAGGCCCGCGGCATCACGATGATCGACGCGATCCAGGGCCCGCCCCGCTGGGAGGGCCCGGACGTGCTGCTGCGCCAGACGTCGTTCCGCGCGCTCGCCGAGCCCCGCACCTTCCGCACCGCCGACGGCGAGATCGTCAGCGACGCCCTGCGCGTCCGCTTCGGCGAGGTCGAGGCCCGCGGCATCGCGCTGACCCGCGCCGGCCGAGCCGCCTACGACGCCGCCGTCGTCGAGATCGACGAGGCCGCCGCGGCCGCCCGCGCCGGCGACCCCGGCTTCACCGAGGCGCACCGCCAGCACATCGCGCGCGCCGTCTGGCAGAAGACCTTCCCGACGACCGAGGCGGCGCTCGCCGACCAGGAGCTCGGCTGGTTCACCTACGAGGTGGTCTCGACGGGCTCGACCCCCGAGGTGCGGCGCGAGCCCGTGGTCTACGAGGACTTCCTGCCGCGCTCGGCGGCCGGGATCTTCCAGTCCAACCTCACGTCCGACGGCGCCAAGGACGCCAGCCAGGAGGGCACCGACCGGGACGCCGACTGGATGGCGGGCGCCCTCGGCCGCGACCTGAACGACCCCTTCGACCTGTACGCCGACCAGGTGGACAGGTCGCTCGCCGCCGCCGCCGAGACCCTCGGCGTCGACCCGGCCACCCTCACCACCACCCACCGCACAACGGGAGCACCGCGATGA
- a CDS encoding NAD(P)/FAD-dependent oxidoreductase, translating into MTSARRPADRRGRLPARADVVVVGGGALGASVAFHLAEDGVDVLLLEADELASGSSGKPIGGVRAQFSDPANVDLGDRSLDLYEDFANRPGADIGLQQPGYLFLLPDADDVALFEESVAMQNERGVASRMLGHDEVRRLNPYVDAGRYAGAAYAARDGFAYPGAVVEGYAAGAERHGATVRTHVTVQDVETRGDDVVAVWTSQGRVRTGAVVLCTGAWTRDLATKAGLDLPVDPYRRQIGFTPRLDPAPQRVPFTIDYGTTFYFHNAEPGGLLLGIADPETPVAFERTYDPAWLPLLRGAIGGCAPGLTDVPVARGWAGLYEMTPDHNALIGEATGVPGRVLYATGFSGHGFLQAPAVGEVVRNLYAGRTPAIDVSGFSADRFAADSKPTTRPGRRGPEANII; encoded by the coding sequence ATGACCTCAGCACGCCGCCCCGCGGACCGTCGGGGACGGCTGCCCGCGCGCGCCGACGTCGTCGTGGTGGGCGGGGGTGCGCTCGGTGCGTCGGTCGCGTTCCACCTCGCCGAGGACGGCGTCGACGTGCTGCTCCTGGAGGCCGACGAGCTGGCCTCGGGCAGCTCGGGCAAGCCCATCGGGGGAGTGCGGGCACAGTTCTCCGACCCCGCGAACGTCGACCTCGGCGACCGCAGCCTCGACCTGTACGAGGACTTCGCGAACCGCCCGGGCGCGGACATCGGCCTGCAGCAGCCGGGTTACCTCTTCCTCCTGCCGGACGCCGACGACGTCGCGCTGTTCGAGGAGTCCGTCGCGATGCAGAACGAGCGCGGTGTCGCCAGCCGCATGCTCGGCCACGACGAGGTGCGCCGCCTGAACCCGTACGTCGACGCCGGCCGTTACGCCGGGGCCGCCTACGCCGCGCGCGACGGGTTCGCCTACCCGGGGGCCGTCGTGGAGGGCTACGCGGCCGGTGCCGAGCGGCACGGCGCCACCGTCCGCACCCACGTGACCGTGCAGGACGTCGAGACCCGGGGCGACGACGTCGTCGCCGTCTGGACCAGCCAGGGCCGGGTACGGACCGGCGCCGTCGTGCTGTGCACCGGGGCCTGGACCCGGGACCTGGCCACGAAGGCGGGCCTCGACCTGCCCGTGGACCCCTACCGGCGGCAGATCGGGTTCACGCCGCGGCTGGACCCCGCTCCGCAGCGTGTCCCGTTCACGATCGACTACGGCACCACGTTCTACTTCCACAACGCGGAGCCCGGCGGCCTGCTGCTCGGCATCGCGGACCCGGAGACGCCCGTCGCGTTCGAGCGCACCTACGACCCGGCCTGGCTGCCGCTGCTGCGCGGCGCGATCGGCGGCTGCGCGCCCGGGCTGACCGACGTGCCCGTCGCCCGCGGCTGGGCGGGCCTCTACGAGATGACGCCCGACCACAACGCCCTGATCGGCGAGGCCACCGGCGTGCCCGGCCGCGTGCTGTACGCCACCGGCTTCTCGGGCCACGGGTTCCTCCAGGCCCCCGCCGTCGGCGAGGTGGTGCGCAACCTGTACGCCGGCCGCACCCCGGCGATCGACGTGTCCGGCTTCAGCGCGGACCGGTTCGCGGCGGACAGCAAACCCACCACACGCCCGGGGCGACGAGGCCCCGAGGCGAACATCATCTGA
- a CDS encoding Fur family transcriptional regulator, whose protein sequence is MTARMTRQRTAVVEALDELADFRSAQQLHEALRARGESVGLATVYRALQALAEASEVDVLRAEDGESLYRRCARREHHHHLVCRMCGRTVEIDGPTVEAWASKVAAAQGFDDIEHTIELWGTCADCRAAAK, encoded by the coding sequence ATGACCGCACGCATGACCCGCCAGCGCACCGCTGTCGTCGAGGCGCTCGACGAGCTCGCGGACTTCCGCTCGGCCCAGCAGCTCCACGAGGCGCTGCGGGCCCGCGGCGAGTCCGTGGGCCTCGCGACCGTCTACCGGGCGCTCCAGGCGCTTGCCGAGGCCAGCGAGGTGGACGTGCTGCGCGCGGAGGACGGCGAGAGCCTGTACCGCCGCTGCGCCCGGCGCGAACACCACCACCACCTGGTGTGCCGCATGTGCGGCCGCACCGTCGAGATCGACGGCCCCACGGTCGAGGCCTGGGCCTCGAAGGTCGCCGCGGCCCAGGGCTTCGACGACATCGAGCACACCATCGAGCTGTGGGGCACCTGCGCGGACTGCCGCGCCGCAGCGAAGTAG
- a CDS encoding metal ABC transporter permease, with protein sequence MLMLTDPFMQRALIAALLVGVTAPVVGTYLVQRKLSLLGDGIGHVALTGVALGWLVGAGMGLTPNDALAVPGAVVAAVVGSVLIEVVRRRGRTSGDLALAIMFYGGIAGGVLLIGIAGGSSGNLMQYLFGSISTVSDADLWLTVVLSAVVLAVGVGLRHALFSVSHDEEFATASGLPVWALNIIVAVVSALTVTVAMRVVGLLLVSALMIVPVAIAQQVTHAFGRTMLTACVVGVVVCLTGLSITYWYNVSPGATIVVLAIGVYAVVSLLAPLLSRRRPAHDPHPDLPDDVDLPAAATERAAAAAKECR encoded by the coding sequence ATGCTCATGCTGACCGACCCGTTCATGCAGCGGGCGCTCATCGCCGCGCTGCTGGTCGGCGTCACGGCTCCCGTCGTCGGCACCTACCTGGTGCAGCGCAAGCTCTCCCTGCTGGGCGACGGCATCGGGCACGTCGCCCTGACCGGCGTCGCGCTGGGCTGGCTCGTCGGCGCGGGCATGGGCCTGACGCCGAACGACGCGCTGGCCGTCCCGGGCGCCGTGGTCGCCGCGGTGGTCGGCTCCGTGCTCATCGAGGTGGTCCGCCGCCGCGGCCGCACCTCGGGCGACCTGGCGCTCGCCATCATGTTCTACGGCGGCATCGCGGGCGGTGTGCTGCTCATCGGCATCGCCGGCGGGTCCTCCGGGAACCTCATGCAGTACCTGTTCGGCTCCATCTCCACGGTGTCCGACGCCGACCTCTGGCTCACCGTCGTGCTCTCGGCCGTGGTTCTCGCGGTCGGCGTGGGCCTGCGGCACGCGCTGTTCTCCGTGAGCCACGACGAGGAGTTCGCGACCGCCTCCGGCCTGCCGGTCTGGGCGCTGAACATCATCGTCGCCGTCGTCTCCGCCCTGACCGTGACGGTCGCCATGCGGGTCGTCGGCCTGCTGCTGGTCAGCGCGCTGATGATCGTGCCCGTCGCCATCGCGCAGCAGGTCACGCACGCCTTCGGCCGCACGATGCTGACCGCGTGCGTCGTCGGCGTGGTGGTCTGCCTGACGGGCCTGAGCATCACCTACTGGTACAACGTCTCGCCCGGCGCCACTATCGTGGTGCTCGCCATCGGGGTGTACGCGGTGGTCTCCCTGCTGGCGCCGCTCCTCAGCCGACGGCGCCCCGCGCACGACCCACATCCCGACCTGCCCGACGACGTCGACCTGCCTGCGGCCGCCACCGAACGCGCGGCCGCCGCCGCGAAGGAGTGCCGCTGA
- a CDS encoding metal ABC transporter ATP-binding protein, whose translation MSETSEPVIEARGLHFRAGASHILRGIDLTVEHGEVVALLGANGSGKSTLVKSLVGINVLSEGTVRLLGRPLGPGRRGATVDWGRIGYVPQRAGAAGGIPSTAQEVVASGLLHGRRLRLPRGWRDRVGAALEQVGLADRVHDPVHLLSGGQQQRILIARALVREPDLLVLDEPVAGVDMASQEAFAATMARLVDGGLTVLVVLHELGELEPLVTRAVVLRHGKVVHDGAPPPARHDHDRAGHRHQHPHADDNALDSAESRALDLEVRP comes from the coding sequence GTGAGCGAGACGAGCGAACCCGTCATCGAGGCGCGCGGCCTGCACTTCCGTGCGGGCGCCAGCCACATCCTGCGCGGCATCGACCTGACGGTCGAGCACGGCGAGGTCGTCGCGCTGCTCGGCGCGAACGGCTCCGGCAAGTCCACGCTGGTCAAGTCCCTGGTCGGCATCAACGTGCTGTCCGAGGGCACCGTGCGGCTGCTCGGCCGGCCCCTCGGGCCTGGCCGGCGCGGCGCGACGGTCGACTGGGGCCGCATCGGCTACGTGCCGCAGCGCGCCGGCGCGGCCGGCGGCATCCCGTCGACCGCGCAGGAGGTCGTCGCGTCAGGCCTGCTGCACGGTCGCCGCCTGCGGCTGCCGCGCGGCTGGCGCGACCGGGTCGGCGCCGCCCTGGAACAGGTGGGCCTCGCCGACCGCGTGCACGACCCCGTGCACCTCCTCTCGGGCGGCCAGCAGCAGCGCATCCTCATCGCGCGCGCCCTGGTCCGCGAGCCCGACCTGCTCGTCCTGGACGAGCCCGTCGCCGGCGTCGACATGGCCAGCCAGGAGGCGTTCGCCGCCACCATGGCGCGGCTGGTCGACGGCGGCCTGACGGTGCTCGTCGTCCTGCACGAGCTCGGCGAGCTCGAACCGCTCGTCACGCGCGCCGTCGTGCTGCGGCACGGCAAGGTGGTGCACGACGGCGCCCCGCCGCCCGCCCGGCACGACCACGACCGCGCGGGACACCGGCACCAGCACCCGCACGCCGACGACAACGCCCTCGACTCCGCCGAGTCGCGGGCCCTGGACCTGGAGGTGCGCCCGTGA
- a CDS encoding metal ABC transporter substrate-binding protein: protein MTSTRATGAALTSLVLAGAATLAGCSAPGAGGAGGESDGVVVLASFYPLQYVAQQIGGDLVTVDNLTPPAAEPHDLELSPAQVREIGTADLVVYLSGFQAAVDEGVESRAPEHVVDAADAAGLVEHAGTEEEGHEGETEEEHAEHAEEGDGHDHGATDPHFWLDPSRLAAVGQAVADELAAVDPEHADEYAAGALRLGEQLDALDQEMADGLAACQGATLVTSHAAFGYLADRYALEQVGISELDPEAEPSPARLREIGDVVRANGVTTLYSETLVSPKVTETLASDLGVDTAVLDPLEGLSEDASAAGDDYVSVMRANLAALEEGLVCA, encoded by the coding sequence ATGACCTCGACCCGCGCCACCGGCGCCGCCCTGACCAGCCTCGTCCTCGCCGGTGCGGCGACCCTCGCGGGTTGCTCCGCCCCGGGGGCGGGCGGCGCGGGTGGTGAGTCCGACGGCGTCGTCGTGCTCGCGTCGTTCTACCCGCTCCAGTACGTGGCGCAGCAGATCGGCGGCGACCTGGTCACCGTCGACAACCTGACCCCGCCCGCCGCCGAGCCGCACGACCTGGAGCTGTCCCCGGCCCAGGTCCGCGAGATCGGCACCGCCGACCTGGTGGTCTACCTGTCCGGCTTCCAGGCCGCCGTCGACGAGGGTGTCGAGTCCCGCGCCCCTGAGCACGTGGTCGACGCCGCGGACGCCGCCGGGCTGGTCGAGCACGCGGGCACCGAGGAGGAGGGGCACGAGGGCGAGACCGAGGAGGAGCACGCCGAGCACGCCGAGGAGGGCGACGGCCACGACCACGGCGCGACCGACCCGCACTTCTGGCTGGACCCGAGCCGGCTCGCCGCCGTCGGGCAGGCCGTCGCCGACGAGCTCGCGGCCGTCGACCCGGAGCACGCCGACGAGTACGCGGCCGGCGCGCTGCGCCTCGGCGAGCAGCTCGACGCGCTGGACCAGGAGATGGCCGACGGCCTCGCGGCCTGCCAGGGCGCGACCCTGGTGACGAGCCACGCCGCGTTCGGCTACCTCGCCGACCGCTACGCCCTGGAGCAGGTGGGCATCTCCGAGCTCGACCCCGAGGCGGAGCCGTCCCCGGCGCGCCTGCGCGAGATCGGCGACGTGGTCCGCGCCAACGGCGTCACCACGCTGTACTCGGAGACCCTGGTAAGCCCCAAGGTGACCGAGACGCTGGCCTCCGACCTGGGCGTCGACACCGCCGTCCTGGACCCGCTGGAGGGCCTGTCCGAGGACGCCTCGGCCGCGGGCGACGACTACGTCTCCGTGATGCGGGCCAACCTCGCCGCGCTCGAGGAGGGACTGGTCTGCGCATGA
- a CDS encoding glycine--tRNA ligase, with translation MSDKSVRSAQTAKLDAVVSLAKRRGFVFPSGEIYGGTRSAWDYGPLGVELKENIKKQWWRAMVTSRDDIVGLDSSVILPRQVWVASGHVGVFTDPLTECLSCHKRFRVDQMQEAHAEKKGIDDPDSVPLTDLVCVNCGTRGQWTEPRDFNMMLKTYLGPVEDESGLHYLRPETAQGIFVNFANVAAAARKKPPFGIGQIGKSFRNEITPGNFIFRTREFEQMEMEFFVKPGEDEEWHQYWIDYRTNWYTDLGISADNLRLFEHPKEKLSHYSTRTVDIEYRFGFQGSEWGELEGIANRTDFDLKTHTESSGKDLAYRDPVTNEKYYPYVIEPAAGLTRSLMAFLVEAYAEDEAPNTKGGVDKRTVLRLDPRLAPVKAAVLPLSKTADLLPTSEKLSAELRKYWNIDYDVTQAIGKRYRRQDEIGTPFCITVDFETLDDQAVTIRHRDTMQQERVALDKVVGYLAGHLVGA, from the coding sequence GTGTCCGACAAGTCAGTGCGCTCTGCGCAGACCGCCAAGCTCGACGCCGTCGTCTCGCTCGCGAAGCGACGAGGTTTCGTCTTCCCGTCGGGCGAGATCTACGGCGGTACGCGCTCTGCGTGGGACTACGGACCGCTCGGTGTGGAGCTCAAGGAGAACATCAAGAAGCAGTGGTGGCGTGCGATGGTCACGAGCCGGGACGACATCGTCGGCCTCGACTCCTCCGTCATCCTGCCCCGCCAGGTCTGGGTCGCCTCCGGCCACGTCGGCGTGTTCACCGACCCGCTCACCGAGTGCCTCTCGTGCCACAAGCGGTTCCGCGTGGACCAGATGCAGGAGGCGCACGCGGAGAAGAAGGGCATCGACGACCCGGACTCCGTGCCCCTGACCGACCTGGTGTGCGTGAACTGCGGCACCCGCGGCCAGTGGACCGAGCCCCGCGACTTCAACATGATGCTGAAGACGTACCTCGGCCCGGTCGAGGACGAGTCCGGCCTGCACTACCTGCGCCCCGAGACCGCGCAGGGCATCTTCGTGAACTTCGCGAACGTCGCCGCCGCGGCCCGCAAGAAGCCGCCGTTCGGCATCGGCCAGATCGGCAAGTCGTTCCGCAACGAGATCACGCCGGGCAACTTCATCTTCCGGACGCGCGAGTTCGAGCAGATGGAGATGGAGTTCTTCGTCAAGCCCGGCGAGGACGAGGAATGGCACCAGTACTGGATCGACTACCGCACCAACTGGTACACGGACCTCGGCATCTCGGCCGACAACCTGCGCCTCTTCGAGCACCCGAAGGAGAAGCTGTCGCACTACTCGACCCGCACCGTCGACATCGAGTACCGCTTCGGCTTCCAGGGCAGCGAGTGGGGTGAGCTCGAGGGCATCGCCAACCGGACGGACTTCGACCTGAAGACCCACACGGAGAGCTCCGGCAAGGACCTGGCGTACCGCGACCCGGTGACGAACGAGAAGTACTACCCGTACGTCATCGAGCCCGCCGCGGGCCTGACCCGGTCGCTCATGGCGTTCCTGGTCGAGGCGTACGCCGAGGACGAGGCCCCGAACACCAAGGGCGGCGTCGACAAGCGCACCGTGCTGCGCCTGGACCCCCGCCTGGCCCCCGTCAAGGCCGCGGTGCTGCCGCTGTCCAAGACGGCGGACCTGCTCCCGACGTCGGAGAAGCTGTCCGCCGAGCTGCGCAAGTACTGGAACATCGACTACGACGTGACGCAGGCCATCGGCAAGCGCTACCGCCGCCAGGACGAGATCGGCACGCCGTTCTGCATCACCGTCGACTTCGAGACCCTCGACGACCAGGCCGTCACCATCCGGCACCGCGACACCATGCAGCAGGAGCGCGTCGCCCTGGACAAGGTCGTCGGCTACCTGGCCGGCCACCTCGTCGGCGCCTGA
- a CDS encoding helix-turn-helix transcriptional regulator produces MEIDEARGGVAQLVKEARHGAKQTQAKLAERAGVSRATVAAIETGARSPSWEMLTGLLAAAGQQMRIELEPLDDDVRRALSAQVGDTQVADDLSMTVSLMEGLTGLDYRFEGLAAAAVVGAPLPLTEPIGLALPDGPEAVEWLAALLRTGAAAVTPVGHPYPLGGVRTAEGVARLVDLGEDGRFLLEFWLRTFVVRFVPAAEAERAVTVVGEHAPLRVQPLHEIESTDRNAARVLRLLREQTQDARD; encoded by the coding sequence ATGGAGATCGACGAGGCGCGGGGCGGCGTGGCACAGCTCGTGAAGGAGGCCCGGCATGGCGCGAAACAGACCCAGGCGAAGCTGGCGGAGCGCGCGGGCGTCTCGCGGGCGACCGTGGCGGCGATCGAGACAGGCGCGCGCTCGCCGTCGTGGGAGATGTTGACGGGGCTCCTGGCCGCCGCAGGCCAGCAGATGAGGATCGAGCTCGAACCGCTGGACGATGATGTCCGCCGCGCGCTCTCCGCCCAGGTCGGCGACACGCAGGTCGCCGATGACCTGAGCATGACGGTGTCGCTCATGGAGGGGCTGACCGGCCTGGACTACCGGTTCGAAGGGCTTGCCGCCGCGGCCGTGGTCGGGGCGCCGCTGCCCTTGACGGAGCCCATCGGCCTGGCGCTGCCGGACGGCCCCGAGGCGGTGGAGTGGCTTGCCGCCCTGCTTCGCACGGGGGCGGCCGCGGTGACCCCGGTGGGGCACCCGTACCCGCTGGGTGGTGTCCGGACCGCCGAGGGTGTCGCCCGGCTCGTGGACCTCGGCGAGGACGGGCGGTTCCTGCTGGAGTTCTGGCTCCGTACGTTCGTCGTGCGGTTCGTCCCGGCGGCGGAAGCGGAACGCGCGGTCACCGTCGTCGGCGAGCACGCGCCGCTCAGGGTCCAACCGCTGCACGAGATCGAGAGCACGGACCGTAACGCGGCGCGCGTCCTGCGCCTGCTGCGGGAGCAGACCCAGGACGCGCGCGACTAG
- a CDS encoding FecCD family ABC transporter permease gives MLTSPAAAPAGRREGAEAVAHRARRRTLALLTALAALLLVVLASLALGVRDINPAEVWRALTAPVAGFMDHDVVLEQRLPRTIVGLAAGVALGTAGTLIQGVTRNPIADPGLLGLNSGASLAVVCAVWLLGITSPIGYVWFAFLGAAAAAAIVFSVGRGQPVRLALVGAAVTALITPLITLVLLRDQQAFNLYRFWSVGSLTGRGLDTVTALWPFIVVGLVLAALLAHRLNMLALGDDVATALGQRVGTTRALAAVAIVLLAGTATSLAGPIALVGLVVPHAARRLVGTDYRWVMAIGALLGPVMLLTADVLGRLVLPRSELEAGVVAALLGAPVLVAVARSRNVVGA, from the coding sequence ATGCTTACCTCACCTGCGGCTGCACCCGCGGGACGCCGTGAGGGTGCGGAAGCCGTAGCCCACCGTGCCCGACGCCGGACGCTGGCGTTGCTCACGGCGCTCGCCGCCCTGCTGCTCGTCGTCCTGGCGAGCCTCGCGCTCGGCGTCCGGGACATCAACCCGGCCGAGGTCTGGCGGGCGCTGACCGCACCGGTCGCCGGGTTCATGGACCACGACGTCGTGCTGGAGCAGCGTCTGCCGCGCACGATCGTCGGCCTGGCCGCGGGCGTCGCGCTGGGCACGGCGGGCACCCTGATCCAGGGTGTCACCCGTAACCCGATCGCCGACCCCGGCCTGCTGGGGCTGAACTCGGGCGCGTCGCTGGCGGTCGTGTGCGCGGTCTGGCTGCTGGGCATCACGTCGCCGATCGGTTACGTCTGGTTCGCGTTCCTCGGCGCCGCCGCCGCGGCCGCGATCGTGTTCTCGGTCGGCCGCGGCCAGCCGGTCCGTCTCGCGCTGGTCGGAGCCGCCGTCACCGCGCTCATCACGCCGCTCATCACCCTGGTGCTGCTGCGCGACCAGCAGGCGTTCAACCTCTACCGGTTCTGGTCGGTCGGCTCCCTGACGGGCCGGGGCCTCGACACCGTCACGGCGCTGTGGCCGTTCATCGTGGTCGGCCTCGTCCTCGCCGCCCTGCTCGCGCACCGGCTCAACATGCTGGCCCTCGGGGACGACGTCGCCACGGCGCTCGGCCAGCGGGTCGGCACCACGCGCGCCCTCGCGGCCGTCGCGATCGTGCTGCTGGCGGGCACGGCGACGTCGCTCGCCGGGCCGATCGCGCTCGTCGGGCTCGTGGTGCCGCATGCCGCCCGCCGACTCGTCGGTACCGACTACCGCTGGGTCATGGCGATCGGCGCGCTGCTCGGCCCGGTCATGCTGCTCACCGCAGACGTCCTGGGCCGGCTCGTCCTGCCTCGCTCGGAGCTCGAGGCCGGTGTGGTCGCGGCGCTCCTCGGCGCGCCGGTGCTGGTCGCCGTCGCCCGCAGCCGGAACGTGGTGGGCGCCTGA
- a CDS encoding FecCD family ABC transporter permease yields MSTPTTVGVVADLRAVRRRRQTVVVSAMVLLVLVAGTVALLIGAAGLTPGQAISGVFGVGDKGDVFVIQKLRLPRIEAAVVIGAAFGLAGALFQSTLRNPLASPDILGISAGASLGAVIGVLVLGLSGIALSGMAFGGAGVVALAIWLLAWRKGLHSIRFVLVGVGFAYLCSSMIAWALARSQEHEAAAVLIWTVGSVSDVRGEQLTLVAAGTLVLFVVAALVSRTQGPLALGDDNARALGVHVDAARIGALLLAVGLIALATSAAGPIAFVALVAPAIARRLVNDGGAALVASAATGAALTLVADVIAQHGLLGVAAPVGIVTGLVGAPYLLWLLATNEKRSR; encoded by the coding sequence ATGTCCACCCCGACCACCGTGGGCGTCGTCGCGGACCTGCGTGCCGTCCGACGCCGCCGGCAGACCGTCGTCGTCTCGGCGATGGTCCTCCTGGTGCTCGTCGCCGGGACCGTCGCCCTGCTGATCGGCGCCGCCGGGCTCACCCCCGGCCAGGCGATCTCCGGCGTGTTCGGCGTCGGCGACAAGGGCGACGTCTTCGTCATCCAGAAGCTCCGCCTGCCCCGCATCGAGGCGGCCGTGGTGATCGGGGCCGCGTTCGGCCTGGCCGGCGCCCTCTTCCAGTCCACGCTGCGCAACCCGCTCGCCTCCCCCGACATCCTCGGCATCTCGGCCGGCGCGAGCCTCGGGGCCGTGATCGGCGTGCTCGTCCTGGGGCTGAGCGGCATCGCGCTGTCCGGCATGGCGTTCGGGGGCGCGGGCGTCGTCGCGCTCGCCATCTGGCTGCTGGCCTGGCGCAAGGGCCTGCACTCGATCCGGTTCGTGCTGGTCGGCGTCGGGTTCGCGTACCTGTGCTCCTCGATGATCGCCTGGGCCCTGGCCCGGTCCCAGGAGCACGAGGCGGCGGCGGTCCTGATCTGGACCGTCGGCTCGGTGTCCGACGTCCGCGGCGAGCAGCTCACGCTCGTCGCCGCCGGGACACTCGTGCTGTTCGTCGTGGCCGCGCTGGTGTCCCGCACGCAAGGCCCGCTCGCGCTCGGCGACGACAACGCGCGCGCCCTCGGCGTGCACGTGGACGCCGCCCGGATCGGCGCGCTGCTGCTGGCCGTCGGGCTCATCGCGCTCGCCACCAGCGCGGCGGGCCCCATCGCGTTCGTCGCCCTGGTCGCGCCCGCCATCGCGCGCCGCCTGGTGAACGACGGCGGCGCCGCCCTCGTCGCGTCCGCCGCGACCGGCGCGGCCCTGACCCTGGTCGCGGACGTGATCGCGCAGCACGGGCTGCTCGGCGTCGCCGCCCCCGTCGGGATCGTCACGGGGCTCGTGGGCGCCCCCTACCTGCTGTGGCTGCTCGCCACGAACGAGAAGAGGAGCCGATGA